Proteins from a genomic interval of Pseudomonas silesiensis:
- a CDS encoding Zn-dependent hydrolase, giving the protein MNNPIVSAPQLQNSAPLINCERLWQSLMDLAQLGATAKGGVCRLALTDLDRQARDLFVRWCEEAGCTVSIDGIGNIFARRAGRNPERAPVMTGSHIDTQPTGGKFDGCYGVMAGLEVIRTLNDLGVQTEAPIEVVVWTNEEGSRFPPCMMGSGVFAGKFDLEDTLCKQDEHGLSVGSELQRIGYAGSRAVLGHPVGAYFEAHIEQGPVLEDRETTIGVVMGCLGQKWFDLTLTGVEAHAGPTPMHLRKDALVGAAQVVSAVNRIAHAQQPHACGTVGCLTLHPGSRNVIPGQVQMTIDLRHLHADKLQAMVDEVRQVIEDTCLQHGLSYELTPTADFPPLDFDPACVAAVRQGAEQLGLSHMDIVSGAGHDAIFVAELGPAGMIFVPCEGGISHNEIENAAPQDLADGCAVLLRAMVNAAQGQGGHAA; this is encoded by the coding sequence ATGAACAACCCGATAGTGTCTGCACCCCAGTTGCAAAACAGCGCCCCCCTGATCAACTGCGAACGTCTCTGGCAATCGCTGATGGACCTTGCGCAGCTGGGCGCCACCGCCAAGGGCGGCGTCTGTCGCCTGGCCCTGACCGACCTGGACCGGCAGGCCCGCGACCTGTTCGTGCGCTGGTGCGAAGAGGCCGGTTGCACCGTCAGCATCGACGGCATCGGTAACATTTTTGCCCGCCGCGCCGGACGAAACCCCGAGCGAGCACCGGTGATGACCGGTAGCCATATCGACACCCAGCCCACCGGCGGCAAGTTCGATGGCTGCTACGGGGTAATGGCCGGACTGGAGGTGATCCGTACCCTCAATGACCTCGGCGTGCAGACCGAGGCGCCGATCGAGGTGGTGGTCTGGACCAACGAAGAAGGCTCACGATTCCCGCCGTGCATGATGGGCTCGGGAGTGTTCGCCGGTAAGTTCGACCTCGAGGACACCCTGTGCAAGCAGGATGAACACGGGCTGTCGGTGGGCAGCGAGTTGCAGCGCATCGGCTATGCCGGGTCGCGGGCGGTGCTTGGCCATCCGGTGGGTGCCTATTTCGAGGCACACATCGAACAGGGCCCGGTTCTGGAAGACCGTGAGACCACCATCGGCGTGGTCATGGGTTGCCTTGGGCAGAAATGGTTCGACCTGACCCTGACCGGGGTGGAGGCCCATGCCGGGCCGACGCCGATGCACTTGCGCAAGGACGCCCTGGTCGGCGCCGCGCAAGTCGTCAGCGCGGTCAACCGCATCGCCCATGCGCAACAGCCTCACGCTTGCGGTACCGTCGGCTGCCTGACCCTGCACCCTGGCTCGCGTAATGTGATTCCAGGTCAAGTGCAGATGACCATCGATCTGCGCCACTTGCATGCCGACAAGCTGCAAGCCATGGTCGATGAGGTGCGCCAGGTGATCGAAGACACTTGTCTGCAGCACGGTCTGAGCTACGAGCTGACCCCTACCGCCGACTTCCCGCCGCTGGACTTCGACCCCGCCTGTGTCGCCGCCGTGCGCCAGGGCGCCGAGCAGTTGGGCCTGAGCCACATGGACATCGTCAGCGGTGCCGGACACGACGCGATCTTCGTCGCCGAACTGGGCCCGGCCGGGATGATCTTCGTACCCTGCGAGGGGGGGATCAGCCACAACGAAATTGAAAACGCCGCGCCCCAGGACCTGGCTGACGGTTGCGCCGTATTGTTGCGCGCCATGGTCAATGCGGCAC
- a CDS encoding ABC transporter ATP-binding protein, producing the protein MLTVENIHSYYDKSHVLEGVSLQVNAGELVTLLGRNGAGKTTTLRSILGIICPRQGQIRFNGKQLVGQKIFEIARQGLALVPEHRGIFRLLSVEENLRIAQRKTSRWQLEDVYTMFPRLKERRKNAGHALSGGEQQMLAIARALLNDPKLLILDEPTEGLAPVIVDELVKILRKIKDDGLPVLLVEQNLMVCDKLADRHYVLEQGRVVYEGSAADFRADPTIKNRYLALSA; encoded by the coding sequence ATGCTGACCGTCGAGAATATCCATTCCTACTATGACAAGAGCCACGTCCTCGAAGGCGTCTCGCTGCAGGTCAACGCCGGTGAACTGGTGACCCTGCTGGGACGCAACGGTGCGGGCAAGACCACGACCCTGCGCAGCATCCTGGGGATCATTTGCCCACGCCAGGGACAGATCCGTTTCAATGGCAAGCAACTGGTTGGCCAGAAGATCTTCGAGATCGCCCGTCAGGGGCTGGCGCTGGTGCCGGAACACCGTGGCATCTTCCGCTTGCTCAGCGTCGAGGAAAACCTGCGTATTGCCCAGCGCAAGACCAGCCGCTGGCAGCTGGAGGATGTCTACACCATGTTTCCGCGCCTCAAGGAACGGCGCAAAAACGCCGGCCACGCGCTGTCCGGCGGCGAACAGCAAATGCTGGCCATCGCCCGCGCCCTGCTCAACGACCCCAAGCTGCTGATCCTCGATGAGCCCACCGAAGGCCTGGCGCCAGTGATCGTCGATGAGCTGGTGAAGATCCTGCGCAAGATCAAGGACGACGGTCTGCCGGTACTGCTGGTGGAGCAGAACCTGATGGTCTGCGACAAGCTCGCCGACCGCCATTACGTCCTCGAACAGGGCCGTGTGGTTTACGAAGGCAGCGCCGCTGACTTCCGTGCCGACCCGACCATCAAGAACCGCTACCTGGCCCTGAGCGCCTGA
- a CDS encoding ABC transporter ATP-binding protein, with protein MTNPQYLLETRDLELAYGAFRAVNGVNLKVEAGTIHTIIGPNGAGKTSLFHCLTGERQATAGAILFNGKNIIKKPAHGRVGLGMARSFQLTSLFQNLSVRENLRLAAQGRDGLAALNFWRHVDSRREHLEMADQVLERLQLTTRADTLAGELSHGQQRVLEVGMSICSRPKLLMLDEPTSGMGIDDIPIMTQLISDLGRDHTVLLIEHNMSIVMSISQRITVMSHGQILVEGTPEFVRADERVRIAYLGEAA; from the coding sequence ATGACCAACCCTCAGTACCTGCTGGAAACCCGCGACCTGGAACTGGCCTATGGCGCCTTCCGCGCGGTCAATGGCGTCAACCTGAAGGTCGAGGCCGGCACCATTCACACCATCATCGGCCCCAACGGCGCCGGTAAGACCAGCCTGTTCCACTGCCTGACCGGTGAACGCCAGGCCACCGCCGGGGCCATCCTGTTCAACGGCAAAAACATCATCAAGAAACCGGCGCACGGCCGGGTCGGCCTGGGCATGGCTCGCTCGTTCCAGTTGACCAGCCTGTTCCAGAACCTCAGCGTACGGGAAAACCTGCGCCTGGCCGCCCAGGGTCGCGATGGGCTGGCGGCGCTGAACTTCTGGCGTCACGTCGACAGTCGCCGCGAACATCTGGAGATGGCTGATCAGGTACTCGAACGCCTGCAACTGACGACACGCGCCGACACCCTCGCCGGCGAACTGTCCCACGGCCAGCAGCGGGTGCTGGAAGTCGGCATGTCGATCTGCTCCAGACCAAAACTGCTGATGCTCGATGAGCCCACGTCCGGCATGGGCATCGATGACATCCCGATCATGACTCAACTGATCAGCGACCTGGGCCGCGATCACACCGTGTTGCTGATCGAGCACAACATGAGCATCGTCATGTCCATCAGCCAACGCATCACCGTCATGAGCCACGGCCAGATCCTGGTCGAGGGCACACCGGAATTCGTCCGCGCCGATGAGCGCGTGCGTATCGCCTACCTGGGAGAAGCCGCCTGA
- a CDS encoding branched-chain amino acid ABC transporter permease — protein MSEKNPLPFAKTQSRSMLLLVIAVLIGLPLVLPSATLATEILIFALAALACNLLLGYTGLLSFGQGIFFGAGAYCAALLMIHLELGLISALLGAALAGAVLALLVGALAIRRTGIYFVMLTLAFSQMAYFIAYTLSDWTGGDNGLLSVPRPEIRIGDTVLLSLSDARYFYGFVAVLFLLIFIGARRVIASPFGSTLMAIRENETRAAAIGYDTRHFKILVFMLSGAVTGIAGALYAMLLHFVPLSNIDLAMSENILIMTIVGGTGSLFGSLLGAGSIVLLGEFLSDLWPRWLMLLGIILILVVVFMRGGLWGGLSSLFERLKGQRKTAAPTEEKLS, from the coding sequence ATGAGCGAAAAAAACCCCCTGCCCTTCGCCAAGACTCAGTCGCGCTCCATGCTGCTGTTGGTGATTGCGGTATTGATTGGCCTGCCGCTGGTGCTGCCATCGGCGACCCTGGCCACGGAAATCCTGATTTTCGCCCTGGCGGCGCTGGCCTGTAACCTGCTGCTGGGCTACACCGGGCTGCTGTCATTCGGCCAGGGCATCTTCTTCGGTGCGGGCGCCTACTGCGCCGCGTTGTTGATGATCCACCTGGAACTGGGGTTGATAAGCGCCCTGCTCGGTGCCGCATTGGCCGGCGCAGTGCTGGCGTTGCTGGTAGGCGCCCTGGCGATTCGTCGCACCGGCATCTATTTCGTGATGCTGACCCTCGCGTTCAGCCAGATGGCCTACTTCATCGCCTACACCCTGAGCGACTGGACCGGCGGCGACAATGGCCTGCTCAGCGTGCCGCGCCCGGAAATCCGCATCGGCGACACCGTGCTGCTGTCGCTGAGCGACGCCCGTTACTTCTACGGGTTCGTCGCGGTGCTGTTCCTGCTGATCTTCATCGGCGCCCGCCGGGTAATCGCCTCGCCATTCGGCAGTACGCTGATGGCGATCCGCGAGAACGAAACCCGCGCCGCCGCCATCGGCTACGACACCCGGCATTTCAAGATCCTGGTGTTCATGTTGTCCGGCGCAGTGACCGGGATCGCCGGGGCGCTGTACGCCATGCTCCTGCATTTCGTACCGCTGTCGAACATTGACCTGGCGATGTCGGAAAACATCCTGATCATGACCATTGTCGGCGGCACCGGTTCGCTGTTCGGCTCCTTGCTGGGCGCCGGCTCCATCGTCCTGCTCGGCGAGTTCCTCTCCGATCTCTGGCCACGCTGGCTGATGCTCTTGGGGATCATCCTGATCCTGGTAGTGGTGTTCATGCGCGGCGGGTTGTGGGGCGGGTTGTCGAGTCTGTTCGAACGCCTCAAGGGTCAACGCAAGACGGCCGCGCCGACCGAGGAGAAATTGTCATGA
- a CDS encoding branched-chain amino acid ABC transporter permease: MLNLYLFQILNGLGLGMIYFLIAVGLTIIFGLLNFVNFAHGAFFVLGAYICYTVVSLSGSFWLALLLAPLVVAALAWAIERLLIQRIYHLPHTFQILVTLGIALIIQEASVLIWGPVGKSVAVPELLRGVLIIGDFVYPYYRLFLIVFSGLIGLTLWLLLECTRFGALVRAGSESTETVSLLGTNIFRLFSMTFALGVALAGIAGVLFAPLRGAQPFVGPEILGVAFVVVVIGGMGSFSGALVGGLLVGVVQSLMTTIWPQGASLMIYGAMAAVILVRPYGLFGRA; the protein is encoded by the coding sequence ATGCTCAATCTTTACCTGTTCCAGATCCTCAATGGCCTTGGCCTGGGGATGATCTACTTCCTGATCGCCGTCGGCTTGACGATCATTTTCGGCCTGCTGAACTTCGTCAACTTCGCCCACGGCGCGTTTTTCGTGCTCGGCGCCTACATCTGCTACACCGTGGTCAGCCTGAGCGGAAGCTTCTGGCTGGCACTGCTCCTGGCGCCGTTGGTGGTAGCCGCCCTGGCCTGGGCCATCGAGCGATTATTGATCCAGAGGATCTACCACTTACCCCACACCTTCCAGATTCTGGTGACCCTTGGCATCGCGCTGATTATCCAGGAAGCCAGCGTGCTGATCTGGGGTCCGGTGGGCAAGAGCGTCGCGGTGCCGGAACTGCTGCGCGGCGTATTGATCATCGGCGACTTCGTGTATCCCTACTACCGCTTGTTCCTGATCGTCTTTTCCGGACTGATCGGGCTGACATTGTGGCTGCTATTGGAATGCACGCGTTTCGGTGCGTTGGTACGTGCCGGCAGTGAAAGCACTGAAACGGTGTCGCTGCTGGGCACCAACATCTTCCGGCTGTTCTCCATGACTTTCGCCCTCGGTGTCGCCCTGGCGGGTATCGCCGGTGTGCTGTTTGCACCCTTGCGCGGCGCCCAACCCTTTGTCGGCCCGGAGATTCTCGGGGTCGCGTTCGTGGTGGTGGTGATCGGCGGCATGGGTTCCTTCAGCGGTGCGCTGGTCGGCGGTTTGCTGGTCGGTGTGGTGCAAAGCCTGATGACCACCATCTGGCCCCAAGGCGCCAGCCTGATGATTTACGGCGCCATGGCGGCGGTCATTCTGGTCCGTCCCTACGGCCTGTTCGGGAGAGCATGA
- a CDS encoding ABC transporter substrate-binding protein, translating into MQRRTLLKASLTVAGALSLPLGVRHAFAAEPFTFYGLKSMSGAFASYGKFADMGSRLAVEQHPTLLGRPLNYKVIDTEGNAGKAVRKVQEAIAQDGARFFQGCTLSSSALAVSKEVGKVGGVFMTPVGADEVTGKDCNASTFRWSVPTYGAIRETMVPLIKLLPNAKRWYTITPQYVFGEALLAGAKQVCAEHGIEHIGNSYHSLQEQEFSGYLTNAIAAQPDVLVLLNFGSQSSNALRQAVNFGIKERMKVLLVWSAGLDQFQELGSDVLEGVYLGAQYWHQVDTPLNRELVKITQAKYGINPTYPLAADYIGTRIMLESIIATGSFDGPTVSKAMQGLSYEGPTGQESIRADDHQVIKDYYLLVGKATADMRDKDDLAQVVSSGRSFPPADATGCVLG; encoded by the coding sequence ATGCAGCGTCGTACGTTGTTGAAAGCCAGTCTGACCGTAGCCGGAGCCCTCAGCCTTCCGCTGGGTGTACGTCATGCGTTTGCCGCCGAGCCCTTTACCTTTTATGGGCTCAAATCGATGTCCGGTGCGTTCGCCAGTTACGGCAAGTTCGCCGACATGGGCTCGCGCCTGGCAGTAGAGCAACATCCGACCTTGCTCGGCCGACCGCTGAACTACAAGGTAATCGACACCGAAGGCAACGCCGGCAAGGCAGTGCGCAAAGTCCAGGAGGCAATTGCCCAGGATGGCGCGCGATTTTTCCAGGGTTGCACCCTATCGTCTTCAGCGCTGGCGGTGTCCAAGGAAGTGGGCAAGGTGGGTGGAGTGTTCATGACGCCGGTGGGCGCCGATGAGGTCACCGGCAAGGACTGCAACGCCTCGACCTTTCGCTGGTCGGTGCCGACCTACGGCGCCATTCGCGAAACCATGGTGCCGCTGATCAAGCTGCTGCCCAACGCCAAACGCTGGTACACCATCACCCCGCAATACGTGTTCGGCGAAGCGCTGCTCGCCGGTGCGAAGCAGGTGTGCGCCGAGCATGGCATCGAACACATCGGCAACAGTTATCACTCATTGCAGGAACAGGAATTCTCCGGCTACCTGACCAACGCCATCGCCGCGCAACCTGACGTGCTGGTGCTGCTCAACTTCGGCAGCCAGTCCTCCAACGCCCTGCGCCAGGCCGTGAATTTCGGCATCAAGGAGCGCATGAAAGTGCTGCTGGTGTGGTCCGCCGGGCTCGACCAGTTCCAGGAGCTGGGCAGCGATGTGCTCGAAGGCGTCTACCTCGGCGCCCAGTACTGGCACCAGGTCGATACCCCGCTCAACCGCGAGCTGGTGAAGATCACCCAGGCTAAATACGGGATCAATCCCACCTACCCGCTGGCGGCCGATTACATCGGCACCCGGATCATGCTCGAGAGCATCATCGCCACCGGCAGCTTCGACGGCCCTACCGTGTCCAAGGCCATGCAGGGCTTGAGCTACGAAGGCCCGACTGGCCAGGAGTCGATCCGCGCCGACGATCATCAGGTGATCAAGGATTACTACCTGTTAGTGGGCAAGGCCACCGCCGACATGCGCGACAAGGATGACCTGGCGCAGGTCGTCAGTTCCGGCCGCTCGTTCCCGCCGGCAGACGCGACCGGCTGCGTCCTGGGCTGA
- a CDS encoding FadR/GntR family transcriptional regulator: MLSRPIRRKRQKLSDVIVESVKRSIVTDALRPGDRLPTERELMESFQCSKGSAREALKALEVEGLVNTRTGPSGGAYLNEAGTEPASRALRNYLHFQHLDGEQVYQLRKVIEVELAVSVIGRLSATDFKALQDNVDFCSAPEDSEAGQREQRLAELEFHNLLARACPNPLLAFMAQFLNDLLRDLVVLKKAYKPKRKQFDAANLDYHKRLLNALQAEDENSVRTLMHEHMCDAEHHMSALEGEVTRHFLLEFDHTH; encoded by the coding sequence ATGCTCAGTCGCCCGATCCGCCGCAAACGCCAGAAGCTTTCCGATGTGATTGTCGAGTCGGTCAAGCGCTCCATCGTCACCGACGCGCTGCGCCCTGGCGACCGTTTGCCAACCGAGCGCGAGCTGATGGAAAGCTTCCAGTGCTCCAAGGGCTCGGCGCGTGAAGCGCTCAAGGCCCTTGAGGTCGAAGGCCTGGTCAACACCCGCACCGGCCCCAGCGGCGGTGCGTACCTGAATGAGGCCGGCACCGAACCGGCCAGCCGCGCCTTGCGCAACTACCTGCACTTCCAGCACCTGGATGGCGAGCAGGTGTACCAACTGCGCAAGGTCATCGAGGTGGAACTGGCGGTATCGGTGATCGGCCGCCTCAGCGCGACTGACTTCAAAGCCCTGCAAGACAACGTCGATTTCTGCAGCGCACCGGAAGACAGCGAAGCCGGCCAGCGCGAACAGCGCCTGGCCGAACTGGAGTTCCACAACCTGCTGGCCCGTGCCTGTCCCAACCCGTTGCTCGCGTTCATGGCGCAGTTTCTCAACGACCTGCTGCGCGACCTGGTGGTGTTGAAGAAAGCCTACAAACCCAAACGCAAGCAGTTCGACGCCGCCAACCTCGACTACCACAAACGCCTGCTGAACGCCCTGCAAGCCGAGGACGAAAACAGCGTGCGCACACTGATGCATGAACACATGTGCGATGCCGAGCACCACATGAGCGCCCTCGAAGGGGAAGTCACCCGCCACTTTTTACTGGAGTTCGATCACACCCACTGA
- a CDS encoding amidohydrolase yields the protein MRISSLPLGIALLSTFSTAFCQASDFSWVDPAVASVSQDVIELRHTIHQNPELGNMEVKTSELVAQQLKALGMEVRTHIGKTGVVGVLKGGKPGPVVALRADMDALPVKEMTGLPFASTATGVRRGKTVPVMHACGHDTHTAMLLGAAKVLAEHRNEVAGTVVFLFQPAEEGAADVDEFEADAVIGARAMIRDGALDSPKVEAIFGVHVMAGYPTGHLYYKSGTVLNSNDAFRITVKGQQTHGSAPWSGVDPIIASENIVGGLQTLVSRRIDMTKGMGVISVGTMNAGAASNIIPETAELTGTIRTNNASIRDTILQKMPPLVNGIASAYETKANLLLVNIAPVTINNPALTEAMVPALELAAPGKVERLESSLSPSEDFSFYAEKVPGLFVFLGATPADQDMQKVPNNHSPYFTADDATLATGVKAHVQFVLNYPGRVAEKP from the coding sequence ATGCGTATATCATCCTTGCCTTTGGGTATTGCTCTCCTAAGCACCTTCTCGACAGCCTTCTGCCAGGCTTCCGACTTCAGTTGGGTCGACCCCGCCGTCGCCTCGGTCAGCCAGGACGTTATCGAGCTGCGCCACACCATTCACCAGAATCCCGAACTGGGAAACATGGAGGTGAAAACCTCGGAACTGGTCGCGCAGCAGCTCAAGGCACTGGGAATGGAGGTGCGCACCCACATCGGCAAGACCGGCGTGGTCGGCGTCCTCAAGGGCGGCAAACCCGGCCCCGTGGTGGCCTTGCGCGCCGACATGGATGCCCTGCCCGTCAAGGAAATGACCGGCTTGCCGTTCGCCAGCACGGCAACCGGCGTGCGCCGGGGCAAAACGGTGCCGGTCATGCATGCCTGCGGGCATGACACGCACACGGCGATGCTCCTGGGCGCAGCCAAGGTGCTTGCCGAGCATCGCAACGAAGTTGCGGGAACGGTGGTCTTCCTGTTCCAGCCGGCCGAAGAAGGCGCCGCCGACGTGGACGAGTTCGAGGCAGACGCAGTGATCGGCGCGCGGGCAATGATCCGCGACGGAGCATTGGACTCGCCGAAGGTCGAAGCCATATTCGGGGTACACGTCATGGCCGGCTACCCGACCGGCCACCTGTATTACAAATCCGGGACGGTGCTCAACAGCAACGACGCCTTCCGCATCACCGTCAAAGGCCAGCAGACCCACGGGTCGGCGCCGTGGAGCGGCGTGGACCCGATCATCGCCAGCGAGAACATCGTCGGCGGCCTGCAGACCCTGGTCAGCCGGCGGATAGACATGACAAAGGGCATGGGCGTCATCAGTGTCGGCACAATGAATGCCGGCGCGGCAAGCAATATCATTCCCGAGACTGCCGAGCTCACTGGCACCATCCGCACCAACAACGCCTCGATCCGCGACACCATCCTGCAGAAGATGCCGCCGCTGGTGAACGGCATTGCCAGCGCCTATGAAACCAAGGCCAACCTGCTACTGGTGAACATCGCCCCGGTCACCATCAACAATCCTGCGCTGACCGAAGCCATGGTCCCGGCGCTGGAGCTGGCGGCGCCGGGCAAGGTCGAGCGGCTGGAATCATCGCTGTCGCCGAGCGAGGATTTTTCCTTCTACGCCGAGAAGGTGCCGGGGCTGTTCGTGTTCCTGGGGGCAACGCCTGCAGACCAGGACATGCAGAAGGTCCCGAACAATCACAGCCCCTACTTCACCGCGGACGATGCGACCCTGGCTACAGGGGTGAAGGCGCATGTGCAGTTTGTGTTGAATTATCCAGGGCGGGTGGCGGAAAAACCCTGA
- a CDS encoding DUF2955 domain-containing protein has translation MSTESGPHRLSENDLRQCLRIAGGGTLGLFICKVFNLEYGAFFCVYPMLVLGLVPTLNAHLVRQFLAQGVVVSVEVGVLYGLFGDRPVLAVPIVFLLFLYRFALMARGPLFFFSALSAVFLSILLHFSSYPQTDVIDLLWCNGAAIWLSAGIAGLMFYLFPDAAPRSPRQPMDKDLPSQRHEALLGATVATASFVAFQCLDLKDSLSAQVASILILFPMHWKGAHFAGRIRAIGTLMGCAVGFVMQLLLYNHHDILPLVLVMFWVALMICARWHSMEKGLPGIGFGAITTLAILFGQYLTPSHDIMFDIFYRLTSVSVSVVLTLTLVFVTHGFLNRFAVTRHMSH, from the coding sequence ATGTCTACTGAGTCCGGCCCCCATCGACTGAGCGAAAACGACCTGCGCCAATGCCTGCGCATTGCCGGCGGTGGAACGTTGGGGCTGTTTATCTGCAAGGTGTTCAACCTGGAGTACGGCGCTTTTTTTTGTGTCTACCCGATGTTGGTCCTGGGCCTGGTCCCGACCTTGAATGCCCATCTGGTGCGCCAGTTCCTGGCACAGGGCGTGGTCGTCAGCGTGGAGGTCGGGGTGCTTTACGGGTTGTTCGGTGATCGACCGGTGTTGGCGGTGCCCATCGTCTTCCTGTTGTTCCTCTATCGCTTTGCGCTGATGGCCAGAGGCCCGTTGTTTTTCTTCAGCGCCCTGAGCGCGGTGTTCCTCTCGATTCTGCTGCACTTTTCCAGCTATCCGCAAACCGATGTCATCGATCTGCTGTGGTGCAATGGCGCGGCGATCTGGCTCTCGGCGGGGATCGCCGGCCTGATGTTTTACCTGTTTCCAGATGCCGCACCCCGCAGCCCCAGGCAACCGATGGACAAAGACCTTCCCAGCCAGCGCCATGAAGCCCTGCTGGGGGCAACGGTGGCTACCGCGTCGTTTGTCGCCTTTCAATGCCTGGACCTGAAAGACTCATTGTCCGCACAAGTGGCAAGCATCCTGATCCTGTTTCCCATGCACTGGAAAGGCGCGCATTTCGCCGGGCGGATACGTGCGATAGGCACGCTCATGGGCTGCGCCGTGGGCTTTGTCATGCAGTTGTTGCTCTACAACCATCACGACATCCTGCCCCTGGTGCTCGTGATGTTCTGGGTGGCCCTGATGATTTGCGCCCGTTGGCACTCCATGGAAAAAGGGCTGCCGGGAATAGGATTTGGTGCGATCACCACACTGGCCATTTTATTCGGCCAATACCTGACGCCCTCCCACGACATCATGTTCGATATCTTTTATAGACTCACCTCTGTATCGGTCTCGGTCGTCCTGACCCTGACGCTGGTATTCGTGACCCATGGATTTCTCAATCGGTTCGCCGTGACCCGGCACATGAGCCATTGA
- a CDS encoding HlyD family secretion protein, whose amino-acid sequence MTPDQRFARHVRFAILILTALFVYFLAADLYMPLTPQAQLTRSVVRIAPRVSGQVIEVTVANNQHVEAGQLLFRLDPRPFVLKVKEAQLMIERARQDYSERDANLGAAQADLSAAKAKVQELSAQAARIRTLHDRNFVSTQLRDQINASLTIAQSQVRAASSTIEEIRARRGGPGDDNVHVRQAHNALEQARLQLDYSEVRAERAGVVGNLQLSPGAYLQAGASVMALVEDNADVTADFREKALRYAQPGTAASVVFDARPGEIFPAKVSHLDSGVKEGQIDANGDLAAPLQSDRWVRDAQRQRIHLVFNTDLPPTLPSGAKATVQLFSSDNAVARLMGALQIRLVSIIHYVY is encoded by the coding sequence ATGACCCCTGACCAACGATTTGCCCGTCACGTGCGTTTCGCCATTTTGATTTTGACCGCCTTGTTCGTCTATTTCCTGGCAGCAGACCTGTACATGCCGCTCACCCCCCAGGCGCAGTTAACCCGTTCCGTTGTGCGTATCGCGCCTCGCGTGTCTGGCCAGGTGATAGAAGTGACCGTGGCCAATAATCAGCATGTCGAGGCCGGGCAGTTGCTGTTCCGGCTCGATCCCCGCCCTTTTGTTTTAAAGGTCAAGGAAGCGCAGCTGATGATCGAGCGCGCCCGCCAGGATTACTCCGAGCGTGATGCCAATCTCGGCGCCGCACAGGCCGACTTGTCAGCCGCCAAGGCCAAGGTTCAGGAGCTATCGGCGCAGGCGGCACGGATTCGAACCTTGCATGACCGAAACTTCGTCTCCACCCAGCTGCGGGATCAGATCAACGCCAGCCTGACGATCGCCCAGTCGCAAGTCAGGGCGGCGTCCAGCACCATCGAGGAAATCAGGGCACGCAGAGGTGGCCCCGGCGACGACAATGTTCACGTCCGCCAGGCGCATAACGCGTTGGAACAGGCCCGCCTGCAACTGGACTACAGCGAAGTCCGGGCTGAACGTGCCGGCGTGGTCGGCAACTTGCAGCTCAGTCCCGGGGCTTACCTCCAGGCCGGCGCATCCGTCATGGCGCTGGTGGAAGACAATGCCGATGTCACGGCCGACTTCAGGGAAAAGGCCTTGCGTTATGCCCAGCCAGGCACGGCGGCCTCAGTGGTGTTCGATGCCCGCCCAGGGGAAATTTTCCCGGCGAAAGTCAGCCACCTGGACTCGGGGGTGAAAGAAGGACAGATCGATGCAAACGGCGATCTGGCCGCCCCCCTGCAATCGGATCGCTGGGTAAGGGATGCGCAACGCCAACGTATTCACCTGGTGTTCAATACCGATCTTCCGCCCACGTTACCTTCGGGGGCGAAGGCGACCGTGCAGCTGTTTTCCAGCGACAATGCCGTGGCGCGCCTCATGGGTGCGCTGCAAATCCGCCTCGTCAGCATTATCCATTATGTCTACTGA